TCAAATACTGTCCTTACGTTTTACATAGCTActaatgaaatttaaaatgccccagattaaaaaaattatatttttactacctacaaatttttttggttagAGAAAGTGGTTTCATACGACCAAATGTCGCCATGTTGGATATGATGAAGTAAAACATTAAGCGGTCATTACTGACGTCATCAAAATGGCGTCACTTCAAAGAAATGGCACAGCCACGAGTTACACTTCAGCGATATTATCAATGATAGCTGCTGTGTTGAAACTTGCTATAAATTAGCCAATAAAAGGCAATGAAACGCGGGAGTAGATTATATTTGTGTTAATGTGTTAGCTAAATTGCTTTGCTGGGTTGTAAGCGGAAGCAGTACACACCACGACACCTTAGGAAATCTTACATGATACATTAAAAACCCATGAGCGCATCCTCTGACCTGAAGTTTCGCTTAAAGTGTATATGATCTAACTGCCTTTTTAATGAAGGGGGGAGGGTGGGTGGGGATCTCCACTGCGTGCTTCACACGTAAAAGAGGCATCTGTGATAGTTTATCTCGAAACGAGACCGAGATTCAGAGCTTTAAGTATCACATAGGTTGTTAAGAGTAAGTTTGCGTTTACAAAAACTATTCCAAAGTTGATTGCTGTATAAGGTGTATGCTTATctaaaattctctttaaaaatttttccaaaccaaATATGCCTAGGTTTATATTCACGCCTTATCAATGATGTACTCGAGGAGGTGGTTACGTTAGAATTCCTCCATGTGACACACGTGGACCATTATGCACGCGTAGCCCACGTGAACGTGCAATGGAAGCCATGATCAGCAAGCACGTCTTGAACTCTGCTATCCTTGTGAGGATCGCACAGAACTTCTGCCGGCTTCCATGATACTTAGCTCCGTTCTGAAGTTAGGAAAACCACAAATTACACACATTTTGACCAAAAATTTTATCGTTGAAAATATCGAGGTGAATGCAACCGACCAATATAGATACTTGCTTTCACGTCTTTTCCGCTTCTTACCTGAAGTCACCTACTCCTTTTCTCTGGAGAAagtctaacgctcgaaatgtcagctttagtaactctttacggtggtcaatttaaaatttatcaactcCGGTTGGTAAAACCCAATGATCTCACCTACTTCGAGCGCACGAAGTTCGCATTGCGTGTCGGAAAGGGAACAAAAGACTCATTTTACCGCCTTATCAACGGCACGGTAAACTCATTTTATCTCATGAACTACAGTCTAAGAATTATACGCAAAACTATGTCTCAATGAAATCATGTCTATACGTTGCTCTTACTTGAGTACTTTAGGGAGAGGTGTTTGGTCCAGTTTGTACTGAATAACAGCCAGTTTGCATAATGTTCGAAGTGACGGCTCTGTGGAGTTAAGGACAGTCACTCATTACGGTCTATGACGCAATTTAAACGATGCTACCTATCGCAGCGAAAAATCTTAAAAAGCGGTTTGGTTGTGTTATTCCACAAGTGAGCAAGATACACCAAACTCTGAGTTAGGAAATTGCTCCTTAGGGATTACCCTTCTTTGAGATAAACAGGACAGTTTGCTCATTACTATTTAACTGTGTGTTCAGAATTACCCTTCTCGTGTCCTCAGTATTAAACTCCCTATACGCTCGTGGTTTCCCTTCCTGTGCACTCAAGATAAACATCTGTACCTGCCTTCTCGAGATTACCTTCCTTGTGCACTCTGCTTAACCCTCCCTGTGCAATCTGCATCACTTTTCCCGTGCACTCCGGACTACCAACCCATAGAATCCAGATTACCGACCCTGTGCACTTTGGAGTACTGTCCCTGCGCACTTTGGAGTACCGACCCTGTGCACTTTTGAGTACCGACCCTGTGCTCTTTGGAGTACCGACCCTGTGCACTTTGGAGTACCGACCCTGTGCACTTTGGAGTACCGACCTTGTGCACTTTGGAGTACCGACCCTGTGCACTTTGGAGCACCGTCCCTATACATTTTGAAGTACCTTCTTGGTGTAGTTTGAAGTTCCTTCCCTGTGCACTTTGGAAAGGAGAAGATAGAAATTACTCTGCAGTGTGTACTTACCAAGATCTAAGATGTACAGATCAGAATGATCCTGGAGGTGGTATTCATCATCAGCAGGTTCTCCTGCAGCAGggctacaaattaaaaaaaaaaaaacacaacactaAGTCAGTTTTTATGAATGAAACTGCTACTTCTGCTGTAAGTTTGAAATCTGTAGTTAATTCATGTATAAACATTTTGGTTCAGTTCCCTTTTGCTTTGCCAACAGTGGGCTACTTAATAATGTAAATACCTTGTTCCACCAAAGATCATCAACCTGGTTCCTATCAGACAACAGCAGTGTCTCCTTCTTGGACATGGCCCATGTCCTGAAATGTCCAGTTTTGTCCAAACATTGGTATCTAAAAGGAATGCAAACTGTTGGTCAGTTGTAAAATAAACTGTGGCAATTAAGTTGCAattctcaaaaagaaaatcaacaactcTTTGGATGTTCTCAGGCTGTTTACAGTTGTAATAACATACCCTGGTCAGGGCAGTGCATGACTCAAAAAAAGTAGCCCcaaaacaatataaaacagAATGacttttgcaaaatttttgtaCCTGTGTCTAAACTAAACACTTCTCCataatgtttcttttcaatCCCATTGTAACCACCAAAAACATAGACATGTTTGCCGTAGGCAACTGTGAAGAAATTACAAGTGAAAAGTTAATTACCTAAGTGGAGAGCATGTCACTATCAAATGTATATGGATTTGTCCAATGGGACCATGTAATGAAAAAATCAGTAGCATTATTACATTGGTTGCCTTGATCAAGTTgctaaaattgttaaaaaaattttacttgcagagttgaaaacaaagatgaaagGAAGACACTtgaaacttttcaacttaattCTATCAACAAATTATTTATGGTAGATGTataaaccaaattttttttcacatcagTCTGCGTGCACAAGATAAAAGACACATAGCAAGTTTGGGGAGCACTAGAAATGTGTAAGAAATGCTCAAGATGCAGCTGAAAACAACTTTAGTTTCATCAGAGCTCTGAACACTTCCCATCTGCTTGAAATCTTGATGAACATGGACTGATTTATGAACCTGTTGTCAAATGCCATTTCCACTCCCACAgttaaactcccaagatctgattgtcaactCTaccctctggctgctacaaatttccttgtaacttgGTTAAAAGAATTTAGCATTTGATCAAGatgataacttctacctgattagttttaatattctcatcacctgtttgctagataatgtatgaatactatggggagaacttacatgtttatcatttctgggagttaacgGGTTAATCTTGCAGAAAGAGAAATCCTCTCTGCTATGAGTTACCCACCACATCAGAGTGcacaaaggaaatgtaaagctCAAGCATACTCACACAGTTGAATTAGACTACAGAATTGCCTAATTATGTCATGATGTTCATTAGTAAACAGTGACTAACCTGCAGAGTGACTCCGTCGTCCAATGGGTACATTTCCAGATGTATTCAATTTGAACCAACAGTTTTTAACTGCAAAACATGTGTCAATTTTCAGGTGGAATTAATCACAAAAGTATTATAAACAGCGCAAGGGTCAGTCTATTTGTAAAAGCAGTATTCTTGTATTACCAGTAAACAATACTACAGAAATGTGATAAATTCTCAAGCAATACAAACCTGTATCAAATACTCTAACTGAGCTGGAGTAAACTTCCTGTCCAGAATGGTATTGCCCAAGTCTATCTCCTacaagaaaacagcaaaacaaattaattgttGATTTAGTTTCTGGTCCCATGAAACACCAGAAAAAACTAATATCCTTTACAAGGCACTCCAAtgcaacttttttattttccatggTCTTGCTATTCACAATACTACATTGAATCAGAAGAGATTTAGCACATTGAATCGAATATAACTAAGGTCATATATGTCCtaaatacaatgtaaatacgCTTGAGAAACAATTCTTCTCACTACACAATTAATATTCAATATGTTCGTTTCTAAGGTTACACTTTTCTATCTTTTCAACAGTTTCTATTTGAGCAGTTTTTGATTGAGTATCAAGAGTAATCCATGACTGCATTGGCATTACTTTCCTTGTTCTGTGACTGGTTGAAAACTTGCACCAACATCTCAGCCAATCAAATATGAAACTAAACCAACCCAAACTTGGTCACGTGCATTTTCCCCTGCTTCAAGCAGGCTGCCTGTTTTTGCTTTCAGTTCTCATTGGTTGAGGATCATGTTAACCTTTTGCTTTGTTATGATTggtagttttgattaattggctTTGGTTTTTTTGACAAAGTGTGACAGTGTTACTAATCTAGCCTTGAAATGGGATTTCCCAGGgcaaacaaaagagaagacACCCAAAAACTACCTGGCGGCAAGACAATCAGGCTGATATGAAGAATTGGGGCTACACCTGGATCACACATGAAAAGCTTGTGCAAAACAGGTTGGGGTGGAGAAGGAGAAATCTTCAATAGCCTATGCTCCAGGGGAACCTGAA
The sequence above is a segment of the Pocillopora verrucosa isolate sample1 chromosome 13, ASM3666991v2, whole genome shotgun sequence genome. Coding sequences within it:
- the LOC131794981 gene encoding kelch domain-containing protein 3 isoform X2 — its product is MKPPPVSCECKGCVPYMRYGHSASAMGDLVYIFGGRNDTHGACNILYCFDTRSLTWSKPKVNGKPPAARDGHSACVIESRIYIFGGYEEEGECFSNSIEYLDTQTLTWHQPRVTGEPAKWRDFHSATAVGTNMYIFGGRGDRLGQYHSGQEVYSSSVRVFDTVKNCWFKLNTSGNVPIGRRSHSAVAYGKHVYVFGGYNGIEKKHYGEVFSLDTDTNVWTKLDISGHGPCPRRRHCCCLIGTRLMIFGGTSPAAGEPADDEYHLQDHSDLYILDLEPSLRTLCKLAVIQYKLDQTPLPKVLKTELSIMEAGRSSVRSSQG